Proteins found in one Hyla sarda isolate aHylSar1 chromosome 7, aHylSar1.hap1, whole genome shotgun sequence genomic segment:
- the LOC130281734 gene encoding basic salivary proline-rich protein 2-like isoform X3, protein MSISYNGTCRGRAPLLLSLGKRAKKSSSIMKYLIVLALVVQALAGAAGQAERPPGGPHGLHPSRPPTGDAQPADHQDVTGPPTHDNSTRPPPPEGLKGNPKHHREVGRPPNGASRGGGHHGSFHHPRGHVHSSRPSHPGGHQKNHRQGGRQPSNTRPRGPPYHEEGRQHGDQFDPKNPSHPPASDYRNNQRNKPGFPAHDKSHGSDNYKRDHSKVTEPPPTSGNTSSTNGSKTSEGPASSEGVTEDNNASKVTEPPTTSGNNSQPSEGSAAPDQPSNEGVTEDNNASKVTEPPTTSGNNSQPSEGSAAPDQPSTEGVTEDNNTSKITEPPPASGNNPEPSDGSAPPDQPSNEGVTEDNNASKVTEPPTTSGNNSQPSEGSAPPDQPSTEGVTEDNNASKVTEPPPASGNNPEPSDGSAPPDQPSNEGVTEDNNASKVTETPPASGNNSQPSDGSAPPDQSSNEGVTEDNNASKVTEPPPASGNNPEPSDGSAPPDQSSNEGVTEDNNASKVTETPPASGNNPEPSDGSAPPDQPSNEGVTEDNNASKVTETPPASGNNPEPSDGSAPPDQPSNEGVTESNPEQDPPEAPQVENNTQANPSNQTT, encoded by the exons ATGAGCATTAGCTACAATGGGACCTGCAGGGGCCGGGCAC CTCTGCTCCTTTCTCTGGGGAAGAGAGCCAAGAAGTCTTCATCAATCATGAAGTATCTCATCGTCCTAGCCCTTGTGGTTCAAGCTCTAGCTGGTGCAGCTGGCCAGGCTG AAAGACCACCTGGAGGCCCACATGGTCTTCATCCATCACGCCCACCCACTGGTGATGCCCAGCCAGCTGATCATCAGGATGTAACTGGACCACCTACACATGATAATTCTACTAGGCCACCTCCTCCAGAAGGTTTAAAGGGCAATCCAAAACATCACAGAGAAGTTGGAAGACCACCTAATGGCGCAAGCCGTGGAG GTGGACACCATGGTTCATTTCATCATCCCAgaggacatgttcattcttccagACCTTCTCATCCTGGTGGCCATCAAAAGAATCACAGACAAGGTGGACGACAACCCAGTAACACAAGACCTAGAGGTCCACCATATCAtgaagaag GAAGACAGCATGGAGATCAATTTGATCCAAAGAACCCTTCACACCCACCAGCCAGTGACTACCGAAACAATCAGCGCAATAAACCAGGATTTCCCGCACatgataagtcacatggttcagaTAACTATAAAAGAGATCACAGTAAAGTTACAGAACCACCACCCACATCTGGCAATACTTCATCAACCAATGGCTCTAAAACTTCTGAAGGTCCAGCATCCTCTGAGGGTGTAACAGAGGACAATAATGCCAGTAAAGTTACAGAACCACCAACCACATCTGGCAATAACTCTCAACCTTCTGAAGGTTCAGCAGCCCCTGACCAGCCATCTAATGAGGGTGTAACAGAGGACAATAATGCCAGTAAAGTTACAGAACCACCAACCACATCTGGCAATAACTCTCAACCTTCTGAAGGTTCAGCAGCCCCTGACCAGCCATCTACTGAGGGTGTAACAGAGGACAATAATACCAGTAAAATTACAGAACCACCACCTGCATCTGGCAATAACCCTGAACCTTCTGATGGTTCAGCACCCCCTGACCAGCCATCTAATGAGGGTGTAACAGAGGACAATAATGCCAGTAAAGTTACAGAACCACCAACCACATCTGGCAATAACTCTCAACCTTCTGAAGGTTCAGCACCCCCTGACCAGCCATCTACTGAGGGTGTAACAGAGGACAATAATGCCAGTAAAGTTACAGAACCACCACCTGCATCTGGCAATAACCCTGAACCTTCTGATGGTTCAGCACCCCCTGACCAGCCATCTAATGAGGGTGTAACAGAGGACAATAATGCCAGTAAAGTTACAGAAACACCACCTGCATCTGGCAATAACTCTCAACCTTCTGATGGTTCAGCACCCCCTGACCAGTCATCTAATGAGGGTGTAACAGAGGACAATAATGCCAGTAAAGTTACAGAACCACCACCTGCATCTGGCAATAACCCTGAACCTTCTGATGGTTCAGCACCCCCTGACCAGTCATCTAATGAGGGTGTAACAGAGGACAATAATGCCAGTAAAGTTACAGAAACACCACCTGCATCTGGCAATAACCCTGAACCTTCTGATGGTTCAGCACCCCCTGACCAGCCATCTAATGAGGGTGTAACAGAGGACAATAATGCCAGTAAAGTTACAGAAACACCACCTGCATCTGGCAATAACCCTGAACCTTCTGATGGTTCAGCACCCCCTGACCAGCCATCTAATGAGGGTGTAACAGAGAGCAATCCTGAACAG GATCCTCCAGAAGCTCCTCAGGTAGAAAACAATACACAAGCCAACCCTTCAAACCAAACCACATAG